From Skermanella sp. TT6, a single genomic window includes:
- a CDS encoding HlyD family type I secretion periplasmic adaptor subunit, which yields MTLPTNTPVWTVTLEAEPPEPSLRNTMIAGTVAVLVGFGGFVGWGMTADLSSAAIAQGTVIANSHRKTISHLEGGILHELLVKEGDQVKAGQVLLRMDGTQAQALLGQVENQLWTAQARVARLRAEQADQRSLVFPEDLVEAGRRSTVAADAMATELRLFAARWDSYDGSLAINRRKIDQLREQIAALKAQSSATADRLRYTDEELATVKALLEKGYERRPRLLEMQRLSAELKGRVGELAANEAQAEQAIAAAELEILSLKHDRRTEIADSLQQTQGTLADMTERSRGATDIVQRKEVVAPQDGKVTDIRFFTPGGVIGAGAPILDLVPVDDELVVEAQVSPADIDSIRVGQVANVRLSAYKQRKVPTIDAHVMYVAADQVLDQRTGQSYFTARVKLDPESLASLHHVELVPGMPAEVIMINAKRRAIDYFLSPITDSMRRAFREE from the coding sequence ATGACGCTCCCGACGAACACCCCCGTCTGGACCGTGACCCTCGAAGCGGAACCGCCCGAGCCGTCGCTGCGCAACACCATGATCGCGGGCACCGTCGCGGTTCTGGTCGGGTTCGGCGGCTTCGTCGGCTGGGGCATGACCGCCGACCTCAGCAGTGCCGCCATCGCCCAGGGCACCGTCATCGCCAACAGCCACCGCAAGACCATCTCCCACCTGGAAGGCGGCATCCTGCACGAGCTGCTGGTCAAGGAGGGAGACCAGGTCAAGGCGGGCCAGGTCCTGCTGCGCATGGACGGGACCCAGGCCCAGGCCCTGCTCGGCCAGGTGGAGAACCAGCTCTGGACCGCCCAGGCCCGAGTCGCCCGCCTGCGGGCCGAGCAGGCCGACCAGCGCTCGCTGGTCTTCCCCGAGGATCTGGTCGAGGCCGGCAGGCGCAGCACGGTCGCGGCGGACGCCATGGCGACCGAGCTGCGGCTGTTCGCGGCGCGCTGGGACAGCTACGACGGGTCGCTGGCGATCAACCGGCGCAAGATCGACCAGCTCCGGGAGCAGATCGCGGCCCTGAAGGCCCAGTCCAGCGCCACCGCCGACCGCCTGCGCTACACCGACGAGGAGCTGGCGACCGTCAAGGCCCTGCTCGAGAAGGGCTACGAGCGCCGCCCCCGGCTGCTGGAGATGCAGCGCCTGTCGGCCGAGCTGAAGGGCCGGGTCGGCGAACTGGCGGCCAACGAGGCCCAGGCCGAGCAGGCGATCGCCGCCGCCGAGCTGGAGATCCTGTCCCTGAAGCACGACCGCCGGACGGAGATCGCCGATTCCCTCCAGCAGACCCAGGGCACGCTGGCCGACATGACCGAGCGGTCCCGCGGCGCCACCGACATTGTCCAGCGCAAGGAAGTCGTCGCTCCCCAGGACGGCAAGGTCACGGACATCCGCTTCTTCACGCCGGGCGGCGTGATCGGCGCGGGCGCCCCGATCCTGGACCTGGTCCCGGTCGACGACGAGCTGGTGGTGGAGGCCCAGGTCAGCCCGGCCGACATCGACAGCATCCGGGTCGGCCAGGTCGCCAACGTCCGGCTCAGCGCCTACAAGCAGCGCAAGGTCCCGACGATCGACGCCCACGTGATGTATGTCGCGGCCGACCAGGTGCTCGACCAGCGGACGGGCCAGTCCTACTTCACCGCGCGGGTCAAGCTCGACCCCGAGTCGCTGGCCTCGCTCCACCATGTGGAGCTGGTCCCCGGCATGCCCGCGGAAGTCATCATGATCAACGCCAAGCGGCGGGCGATCGACTACTTCCTCAGCCCCATCACCGACAGCATGAGGCGGGCGTTCCGAGAGGAATGA